The nucleotide window TGCACGTCTTGTGTAGGCGAAGGCGCCAGTACCACGTACATCGGCACTAGCAAGATGGCAGGTTAGCACGGGTAGTCACACCACTAGCCATGAGGGCCTTTTCCACTAAACCTGaatgaaaacacacactattatgTACTATAAAGTGGGCCAGACCTGTGCTTTAAATTTCCTAATtaccaacaaaaacaacaacttcCAACAATCCAACCAATCGTTCCATATCATCCTGTAACACGCCCAGAGTCTCCTCTGACCACAGAAGGCAGACATGTGACCTCGCCTGCCGCCACAGCTAAAATAACTGGAGCGACggtctaatgtgtgtgtgtgtgtgtgtgtgtgtgtgtgtgtgtgtgtgtgtgtgtgtgtctcaccgcTGCCCAGCCTCATGAGCAGGACGTCCTGCAGGCGGCGGTTGAAGTCCCGCAGCTCCTTCACCTCCGTCAGCAGGCTGCCGTGCTCCTTCAGCttcttggcctgctggaggagCTGTCGTCGAGCCCTCTCTAGCTCCTGCTGCAGCCTCCgcatctcctcctcctgctgccTGTAGCTGTGCACCAGCTCCTCGTACAGCACACGGGGGACCACGCCCgccggccccgcccccaccaccGCACCCGCCtcttcgtcctcctcctcctcctcctcctcttcctcctcccggTCCAGCTCCTCGCCCTCGGCGCAGGAGCTGACGGCGTTCCTCTCCAGCCGCGCCACCACGGCCGCCAGGCTCTTGGAGGAGGTCCTCTGCTGCTCCTGAGGACGCACCTGCCGGACACCACGGAGCACTTAGCGTCACGGGCCGCGAGCTGCGTTCACGCTAACGCGCGCGCGCGGGGGCGAAGTGCACTCGGCTTGCCTTCGAGGCGCGTGGTATATCTGGTATATTACAGGAGTTAGCAAACACTCTTGCCCACAGCGACTTATCATAGCGCTTTGTTGTCTCTACATTAAAAATCCGTTAGTAGGCTAAACAATGTAAAACTACATAAAACTACACGCATGCTTTCGTGATAAAACACACACGAAGAAATATATTTTACTTTGAGGGAAGGCACACTTTAAAAGCTGTTTTTTAGTACCATGAAAAACGCAAGGTAATTGTAAAATTGGACCTTTGAAACCAAAGTCAGACAGAAGATGGCAAATGGAAGAAGGACACTTGAGTGTCAACCCCCCCACTCTGGCAAACAAGACTACTGGAACAGTACCACACCCTAAtacaacctccccaacaccCAACTTGTGTTTCATTTGGGAGACAGCTGCCTTCAAAACTGAACACAGCTGTAGCAAATAATGTCCACTCCCCACCTGAAGGCCAGACGAACCTGCCTTTTCAGAACACAAGTTATTCCCCCCATTAATAAAGAAACAAGATTGCAGAACTTGCTTGTACACCCTTGAAGCACTTCCTCGCTCCCAGTAAACCAGATGTTCTTGTTAGAAGCTTATCTGAACATCAGATCAGTCAGTCAGGCATGGTTACAAAAACACTGCTCCAGGTTAAGAACTGGCCAGGAAGATGATGTGTACACAGAGAGGGAGGACTGTGCTAATCTGGAGTGAGTACTCTACCTAACCTCCTTGGACAATGTTTCACTGGGTTGAATAGTTTAGGAGGACACTCTCCTGGTTTCAAACGCTTCGTCTGATTAAGGCTCCCAGGGACGTCtgcacataaaaaaaataacttCTCTTTGATTTTGCTATTGGGGGCAACCAAAATCTATAAGGcaatcaaacaaacaagcaatcagtcaatattcgggagttacacaTGACATCAAGCCTTGAGAAGACCACTTTGATCTTAGAGTACATGATCTAAAAAAGGTccagtttgggggggggggggggggggtgcatttaCAGTCTAGTGTTTTCCTGGCTCTGACACAAGTGGTTCACATGACAACAGAGAGGATCTCATCATTCTCTTTTGACTCAAGTCATCAGCTCAGGCCTACACAGAGTCCATGTAACGCTGTGCGTTTAGGAAGCCCAATCAACTTGAGAAGCCATGATTAGCGACGCTGGGATAATTGTTTCTAGGTTTTAAACGCAGGCACAGCGTACGTGTTAGTGGCTGGCGTTAGTCAATGCCAGTGACTGTGCTCTCACCGGCCATTCATTCGGCCCTTTCCAGAAAGTGCTCCTCCTCGTTCTAACAGAGCCAGTCAAGAGCTTCAGCTAATATTCACATCAAACATCAAAATGGAGGAAATGCGAACTGAGGGACTATGGTCATGGCTGATGGTGTCAGATAAGCTGGTTTCAGCATTTCAGAAAGTGCTCATGTCCTGTGATTTTCACAGCACAGCTGTCTCTAGGGGTTACAGAGTGGGACAAAAAACATTTCAGTGGGTGGCAGTGCAGTGGGTGAAACTGCCACGTTGATGACAGAGATCACAGGTGAACAGCCAGACTGGTGGAAGGCGACAAGAAGGCTgtggtaataataaataaataaacaaacaacccCTCTCACATTTTATAACTACGGTGAGCAGAAAAACATCTCAGAACATACAATGTCAAATCGCGAGGTGGACAGGACACAACAGCAGAACATGACATCAGGCTCCTGTCAGCCTAGAAGAGGAACCTGAGCAGAATCGGGCAGAAGCCCATCGCAACTGGACGGCTGAAGACTGGAATCTCGATTTCAACATTCAATTGGTGTGGTCAGAATTTGACATGCACCACATGAATCCGTGGCCATCCCGCTGCATTGTGACAACAACTTAGGGTGCTGCTGCTGGCGGTACTGGTGTGGGCAAtgttttcttggcacacatcaGGTCCCCTAATACCAATTGAGCGGCGCCTGAATGCCACAGCCGATGccagtattgttgctgacagTGTGCATCCCGTAATGGTCACAATTCACAAACTTATAATGGCTAGTTCCAGCATAATACTACACTGTGTCACAAACGCACAAGTCATCTCAAACTGGTCCCATGACCATAACAGTGCGCTCTTTGTATTTGAGTGGCCTCTCCAGTCACCAGATAtgaatccaatagagcacctttgggatgtggtatAACAGGAGAGTCACAGCACGAACATGTAGCTGACAGATCTGCCAGTCATGTGATGCAATCATGTCAGCATGTGGGCAAAAAGCTCAGAGGAATGTCTTCAACACCTTATGGAATTCAGAGGCTTAAAGAACAGAGGCTTTGAACAAATGCTAGCATTCATATGCTAGCTTGTATTCATATGGTGTTGGTAGTACAGTGGCCAGGGAGCATTTGTGGTGACTTACCATTTAACAGCAATGCCAAAACCAGGGCACTTACAATATACAGTAATGAAGATAAAACTGTCATCACCCACAATTTCACCCGTCAGAACTAAACCTAAACCTTGTCTAAACCTAAAACACTTTCCCCTCAAAAAACATTGGTGCAAAATCCATGTTAAGCCACTCACAATCTATGCATGAGTCCCAAACTAATCCAACCTGCTGTCTTACTGTACCTTTTTATGTCTGAGGGGTATTCGTTCTTCACCAAAGTGATTTTCTACTGCATGTCCTGCATTCCTGGTTGACATTTTGGGAATTTTCATCTTCTTTTGCATAATACTGTCCTCAAATTCCTCAATGGTATCTAAAAATAAAGAAGTCAGAAATATGTCAACAGCAAACTTGCATTCCGTATTCTGTACATTATCAAACAAAAAAACTTGCATGTTCCCATATATCACATCACAAAGCACTGATGACAACACTGCTATTAACAAGTTAATTTACAGTGTGGTTGTGCACAGGGCAATACATGTTGAAGCAACTTCAATATGAGCATCCTTTCAGTGTACTCCTACACAGTGGTCAGTAGTACTTAGTTCACTCGCAAAATGAGGAAGGAGCTTATTAAAAGTTGAAGCATCTATCTATAAAATTCACTTCCATTTAGAGCAGAGCAGGGATGCTGCCACCCATTAGCACCACGGGACTAAGCCCCACTCGAGGAGTGATCATGCAGACAGCTAGCCAGATAACCGAGCTGCAGCAGGACTTGCAGCCCACGCAGACGCGTCCGCTCGCGAGACGGACGGCGTGCGCGTGCGGACTCTCCTCCCGCGTCTCCTGGGACAAAAACCGCCAGAGACGCCGAGTGTCCCGCACACCACACGGTCTCTCCAAACGCACACATATGTCGGCCGAAAACGGGCTCGGCTCAAGTTGAAACGGTCTAGCGATCTCAACACGGCTAGCTAGCCACGTAGCAAGCCGTCTCCGGCTACACGGAGAGGTGTCATGTCTCTCAGTGCCGCTAACGTTAGCATTGCGGGCTAACGTCTCCTACCTAGCTAGCACCTTTAGCGTGCTAACGTACGGAACACCTTCCCGGCTAAACGCCTCGGGTCAAGCGCGTCCCTCTCCATCCGCTACGGTGTAATAAAAGTTGTCTGTACGTTGAACAAGACGGCCGCCGCGGTGGTGGAAGCCGCACGGGTGCCAAATGGTGAATGACTAATGTAATAGCGGTGGAGCTAGTGGAGGAGCTAGCGGGGTAAAACGCCCTCCAAATGTGCTAAAACAAGTCAACGAGCACAACTGGCACACCGACGTTTCCCtttaatcacacacactgtcaccgCGTAGCGAGCAGCGAAACGTCTGCGGCGCGTTTCGGTGAAGTTCCTGGCTATTTGGGAAAATGTTGGCAAAGTCGGTGCAAGTGTAAGAAAATTAAATGTACAAAACGAAAAGGCATGCGGTTGGACAACTCACCTGCGAGAGCGAGGATCTGAGCCTTGCCTGGCTGGCCTGTGCCATTCTCTTCACTTCTGAGAACCAGATACACCTTCTGATTATCAAAATCTGTTTTGTGCAGAGGTCTGAAATCTTTCACATTTGAAACGGGTAACGCATAGCACATATCGTCCTCAAAGAACCTCACAAAAGCATACATTATTTCTCTTTGGTCCAGCACTTTGGATATGGTTGACAGTTTCCCTCTAAAAgaattaaaaatataaacacaaaGGGAAATGCTTCTGAGATCGACTATTTCTGTCTGGTCCACAGCGCCCCCTCTGACTTAGACTGTACTAATCAAGACAGATGAAGGACACCACAGGGGGCTCAGTGACTGACAGTTTTTAATCATTGAACAATTTTGTCCCCCCCACAAAAAAAATGAAGTCGAGTATAAACTGTACTAACCCTTTTTTTAAATCTTCCGAATATACGGCTTGTGAAAGGTACTGTGTTTGATGTCTGGAGAGTTTACCATCTTATTCCCAATTATCACTGCACATTATCAATCCAAACAAAGAGCAGATTACCTTTTAATTCATGTTAGCAGTGTATTTACAAACTGTGCCAATGTTCAAGATGCTAAAGGTGGTGATCTCCTGGGCCGACTGCATGAGAGTCACTGTACCGTGTTCACATAATCACATTCTAGTTATTATCTGTGGTGTCAAGTCTATTAAAAATGAATTACAAGAATCCTTACTACCAGTTGGCATGAACACCAACATTAGGTTCATTAAATTGGCTCTTAAAGCTGCCATTAAATTAATTACATTAATGATTAATTGATTAATGTAATATGTTGCTTAATTTCTTGCCATTATGTTTATACATTAATTACAAATGGAGGTATAAATGTTCTTTAAGCTTTAAGATATACTGTAAAAACACTCTCCTGTTTTGAAATActatttttttttgtctttgtctctgAGATCCAGCACATAGGATTTAAAATATGCCTGTGAATAGTCAGATTGCAAGTTTAGATTCAAAAGTCAGAAAGAGGTGTGGCCAACCAAAGGGACACCGCTGTTCTTCATGTTAGAGAAAGATGGGACCCAGTGATGCATAAAGATCTCTGTTAATGTTTTTTCCAATAATCCATCATCTCACTTTCATTCAGTGAGAAAAAGCTCTTTACACCAACCAATCATTATCATAATCGATTCATTCAGCAATCACTTTTGTTCTGCACCATGTGAATGCACAGAGCCAAGAGGTATTCTTCAGGGTGACTACCAGCACTGTGGATGTGCGCATGGAGAAATGTGTCTTTGTCAGTGTGTCTTTTCTTGGGTCTTTTTATCCCTTCCTTGTTTCTAATGAACTGGCATTGGCTATCTGGCAAGAGTGGGATCTCTTTGTTGCTGTAAAACAGACAGGTTGTTATACACGGCGATGGATTTCTTGACGTGCACTTTTATGCAGTGGGAAGCACACTCGATAAATGGCGCTAACAATTCTGTTCTGCTCCGTGTGCCATAATTGAAACGCAAGTGAAGCAGAACTTTAGATGCCACTTCCTTTCCTGAGATCTTTTTTCCATCATTGTTTGATTTAGATTGACTATCAAGCCCTGACCAGTGTTTTCATGTGACCACACAGATCAAGTTCCCTTCCCTTGAGAGCAGACAGCAGGTacaaagaacatttaaaaaaaaaaagcacatttgATGAAAAGCTATTTttttggtgcgtgtgtgtgtgttacccaggTGAAATAACCATTCTTTTGCCACTGTGTTGAGGAGAAAAGCATCTTAAAGCAAACAACACTATAAACCTTGAGGCGAGTGATCTGCAACAGTACAAGTCCATGCATCAGCCAAGAACAATAATCTGATGCTACAGTGGCTACAGGCTCACAGGAGACAGACATGCGAAGACGGGGGTAGGATTGCCTTGTCGGTCGAATTAATACTTCTGTAGCAACATTCAGAAGGTCAGAAGTTGTCATAAACAGCATGAATTCACAGTCCCAACCTGCCTTGTCTCAACAGGTCAAGCTGGTGGCGACGGTGTAATGTTATGGGGAGTTTTCCTCACACGCATCAGGTCTCTCTACTACCAATCGAGTATCGTTTGAATGCCACAGCCTATGTGAGTATCGTTGCCGACAGTGTGCATCCCTTAATGGTCACAATATACCCACTACAGTTCACAATCTTATAACGGCTACTTCCAGCATAATAATGGGCCATATCGTGGAGCAGAAGTCATCTTAAACTGGATCCACCACCATGACAGTGTGTTCAGTGAACATCAGTGGTCTTCCCAGTCACCAGATGTCAGTCTGATAAGTACAGTGGATGTGTGGTCGGGAGACTCACAGCCTCAGTGTGCAGCTGACAGACCTACAGCAACTACCTGCAGTCCTGTTAACATGGACCAAAACCTCCGACACCTCGTTGGAATCCATGtctcaaaaaaaaaaggaagTGCCTACCCAGCGTCAGGATGGtgttcttaaaaaaaaagtggcCATCGAGTGTGTTGTTGTATGTGGTCTAAGTATATTTCACAGTAAGCCTCGGTCTCTGTAATGAGGTTTTGGTAAACGAAAAGGAAAGAGAAATCGAttgcaaaacaacaacaacaaaacacttCAACAGGGTTCCGATGTTTGTGACAGTTCCCCTAGCCCCAAACTCTGTGTCAATTTTCTGACCACATAAAGGAGGCTTTCGAAAGGCTCCTTGGCCCTGGCTAAGTGCTGAGAGAaggctggtgtgactggggcCCTTGGCCGTGAGGGCCAGCCACAGGAGGACTGATGCACTCAGGGACTAGAGTTTGCACAGACAAGGCCCAAAATGCTCTGGGAGGATTACTGTTAATCTAATCTGCTCCTCCATGGCTGGCATGTCCGGCAGCCCCAGTCTGTCTGCAGTAGCACTACCCAGATCCCGTGGCTGATGCGTTCTCAGCTCAAGGCACAATGAACCCCATGTCCATTTTGAGCTACACGCTCCGGGGAGTGAGATTGTAAACAAGTCTGAAGATGGCAACGGATTTTCACTTTGTAAGGGTGCTCGAGATGTCCATAGACTGCAAGCGTTCTGTAAATTAGAAATGGGGGAAAGGGGAAATGTTTCTTTAAggcaaaagacacacacacacacacacacacacacacacacacacacacacacacacacacacacacacacagacacacacacacactcacaaattcTAAATATGGCtcatgtctttctgtctctgttgtAAATGTCACCTTAAAGTCATAAAATCATAAATAAAAGGAAAGCAAATTATCTTTCTATGTATTCACAGAGATCACAGAAGCAGTTGCGCTTAGAAATTACCAACAAACAAGGTGACAAGGATTTAACAATTTAACACAGTATTGAATTGTATACTATATTTTCTACAATGCAGGAAGTCCTGCATTAAAATGCTTTTACTTTAACCAACATCCATTTTCTGAACAGGTTTAAATTTGACTTCCACAACCGGTTCAATAAATTCGATTTGTTTCCTGTGTGACTCAAATTACTTGACTCCAGTTCTGATAAATTCATGAATTCTGAACCGGTCCTATCCAGGGTGCATCTGGATCTCCTGACCCTCCAGCAGCTACAGGTCCAGACCCCTGAGACGTctactcctcacttcactcttcCAGCCCAGCACGAGAGGCGCATCAACCCACAAAGCCCTCAGCACTGTAGACACAGTCGCCGACACAGAGTCAGACATCATGTCCCTCCAATTAGAGGCTCCCAGTTCCCCTCATTCATCTTTATTGGTGATACATTAGCCGTCATTATCTAAAAGACATGGGATAATCTCTGTAATGATGCAGCTCAGGAGGGGGTGGCGGCTGTGCTGTGACTGGAATGGAAAGCGTCCGGCTGTTGGGTGAGCTGCTAGCAGCAGGTCTGATGTCGCCagatgaggaggatgatgatgatgatgagggggagagatggataAGAGGAGCAATGACACCGGCATTAGCAGGGAACATGGCAGCCATTAGGACTCGGCCAATCAAAACCAAGCACCTGGGCCAATCTGTGAGAGGAACAGGAGcttgcacaggtgtgtgtgtgtacaagcacatctgtgtgtgcgtgtgtgtgtgtgtgttggctagcTAAATATGGAGCCAAATGCCTGGCGTGCTCAGAACGTGCTGCCTCTGCCAGACTCTGAGGTATGGAGGGGACAGCAGGAACATTTAGAGACCATTAGAAATATGTTTTAAAATAAAGAGTCCAGTATGTTCAGGGAGCAGAGGCAGTCAGGGTCAGTCAAGGATGCAACTATTTGGTGCCTTCATCTTATATTGATAAACAACTTAGCAGGCAGGGACCCTCTCTTGTTTAATTGAACTGGTCTTAATTGCACTACTTTATTTTGTCCCTTAATTAGCACATCATGAATAATTAATTGGCCGTGAAGGCATCAGCCGGGTAATAAAAAAAGTGATAGCCCATGAAATGAACAGTGGCCTCAAAACAGGCCACGGTGGGGCACCATCAATTACTAATGTGAGCTGCCCTGAGACGCTCTGCTCAACTGACAGAGAGAACAGCTGCAAAACTATATTGTGTAAACcctccaagcccctcccccaccaccaacCAACCAGCATCAAATATTTAGCAGGGTATCATTGCTGGTGAGCCTCCCGCTGGGGGGCCGCTGTGACGCAGCAGGGAAGCCATTGATCTTCCTTTAAATGAACAAATGGGTGCTGCCGAACTAGTGCTCAAACTCCAGGCCTGTTCAGTGCGCTTCGTCAGGGCTCTGGCGCCGACTCTCGCACCGGTTCTCGCGCCTGCACTATCGATCCGGCCGGGTAAGGGAGCCACGCCCACCAGTCGcctcaggcccctcccccttcacacacagccTCTCTAAAGTATGAAAGACAGCCCGGACGTCTCTCGGCGGCGATTCTGCGGAGTGCGGACGCTTCGTTTGTCACAAGACGAGCCGCAAATGTGTGATTAGCAAAGAGGACCGTGTGATTTGTGATATGTGACATTTCTGAGGTAAACGACTGTAGGTGACGGCCGCCACAGCTGAGCAACATCATCTGTCTGCAGATTCTATGAAATACCTGTGCAGATATCCACCAAGCCACTAAACAGGTGAAGCCTGTAGGGTTTTAGTGCCAGACAGCAGTGTTCACGGGTGAAAATGGTGTTCGACTACACGCTTGTTCAGACAGGCCGACAGGGGCACGGCTGGCACATGAGTGCATTGTCATGACGACCATGGTCACCGAGTGGTCATGCAAGAGCACCTTCTCAAAGTGTGCAAAATGTGCTCAGGTGGGAGTTTAAAAGTCACCAAATTACTTTTACCAGCCCTTTTGATCTAGCATTCTAACATTTTTCAATATTACTTTTTTTTctactttattttaaaaatcaaaCTGACATACCAATCTAGTCTAGAAAAATCCAAACCCTTAAATATACCCTGTAGTTTTTGTTATAAAAAAGACCTTTTATAAACAGTCTATAGGTATATAAGTATTTTaggtatattttattatatttttttaactcTAGGATCTCTGGACGTTGTATCTACATTTTCAACGTAGAAAAACCGCATGGTTTGGTACAATCGCATTATTACTGATTCTTTACTGGCAAACAGTGGCAGTACAGCAAACAGCTGAGCGTCTACTACAGTGCCTACCAGTGCTGAAAAACAGCTGTTTCTCTTAATGTTGATTTGCCACAAGATAAAACGCACAACATCCATctctatactcacacacacgcccctgaCAAGGACTCTCACCAGCAGCGTCATCCCTGCATAcgccccacccccatcccctgCCCCTGCATAcgccccacccccatcccccgCCCCTGCATAcgccccacccccatcccccgCCCCTGCATAcgccccacccccatcccccgCCCCTGCATAcgccccacccccatcccccgCCCCTGCATAcgccccacccccatcccccgCCCCTGCATAcgccccacccccatcccccgCCCCTACACATGGCAGGCACGTTAAAATGACAGCGGGCCAGTCAAGCAGGCAACCGGAGGGCGCCTCCACAGGGAAGGGCCGCGTGGGCCGATCTGATCAGCGGGTGCGGTGGAGGTCCGCGCTCCGCGTCTGACAGTGCGGCGCTCGCAGCTGGGCCAGCACGGCGGAGAGCCGGCGCCCGGCTAATGAAGTGACCCTGCAAACAAGACACACTGGTAACTAGGTAACCGCATCAGCACCTCAGCAAAGCCAGCCACGGCAGCCCCAGGTGGGCACGAGGACAGCGCTGACAGGCTGGATGGAGGAGTAGTTCAACACTGGTGGCAATGAAGAGTCACGTTGATGAGGCTCACTCTGTCTGCTttttatctatctctctctctttatatatatatatatatatcattgcAGTCCCTCCGACTCTCTGTTTCACCCTTAGTGTCTCCATCATCTGCTAACTCAATCTACTACAGAGACCCAGCATCACCCACCTCTATTACACACACTCAGGCCAAATAACAAAACGCCCCTACCAACCGAAGCCACTTTGTCTTTATGGGTTTGTGGTGTGCTGGCAATGGCGCCGGTGACAAAGACATGGCAACTGCTGTCTCCACAGTGGCGCTAGGTAGGCTGTTAAGatgttgtttacattttcttACATATCTCCCCCTCGCACATGCGTGTACGCACACGCGCACCTGCCGAGAGGAGAAAGACAATTTAATAGCAGCAGCACAATGCGTTTTTCATTTAGCATCTTTAAAgagtgttgttttgtttttcacacAGCGAATGGAAAACCCGTGGCTGATTAGGTGAAGAAGGCGTGAAATTGTGATATTTGCGAGGATGAGGGTAGAAAATGGAAGCAGCGAAAAACCTTCAGGGCCTGGACTGCAGACACATTTTAAATAACGCTTTAATGGTgcatattttatacattttctcAGGCTCCCCTATTTTCCCCcaaaaccaccaccaccaccaccaccaccatcacacacacacacacacacacacacacacacacacacacacgcacacacacaccatctctcagTCTGCTGTATTAGGGCGTTGATTCTCTCTTCATTAACACACTCACAGTACTTTCGCCACGCTCCTCTGTGCACGCTTCGAAAAAATCAGCTGGAAAATAGGCGGGAGGTGGCCAGCGGCAGAGCCTGCTACGACGGTTCCTCTCACTTACACCcaacctccccacacacacacacacacacacacacacacacacacacacacacacacccatttgtTTTCCTTCATCAGCATGATAAAGTCACCAATGATGAAGTCCTTGGACACAAACTATGCTAATTCATAGGGAGAGGCTATAATGAGGGCCGGAGTAGCGCTTTCTTCACAGCTGACTGTTTAGCCAACGCTCTGATACTGTTTTATAAATGATGTCCCTGTCAGACCCCACATCACTGCATAttgtttatctctctctccctccatccctccctccctctctcgctcttttACTCTCGTCTCTCTAGTGTGTTCAAGTTAAGCAGctgtgtttggtcctgctggtgTACTGCTGCCCATGGCTGGGTCCAGTTAGCATGTCCAGGCACAGCAGGGCATCTGACCACTGCCAGCCATTCTTGAGCCTCCGGTGCCCAAGGAGGCTTTGCCCATGGACccagcgtgcacacacacacacacacacacacacacacacacacacacgcacaaagctAAGAAAACACTCAAGCAGGTGTCTCTGAACACAGAGTGAAAGCTGTATAACAGATGCAAATGATGTGTATAAATTAAGTAGTGATATGCATATGTATATCAGTGGCTCGTCATCCAACAGCAGCTTCACACGGAGCCCGTCTCCGCCGTACGCTCACATCCTGACAGTGAGATGAGAGTGAGAAGACGCTTGGAAGCGTATGTGGAAATTTCATAAAAGGGAGGCAAAAAAGGAAACAAAGGCCATTTTAGCGCGGCGCGTTGGGAAAGGGCGTTTCGCTTTGACTGGCTGCCAAGCGTGCAAATCACCAGATTGAGAGAAAATAAGGAGGACCTGAGTGAGCACCACCACATTAGCCCTGGCTGCCAGGATCAGGCGGACACGCAGGGGTGTGCATCTCCGCGAGCGTGCACGTGCGCGAGCGCTCCCGTGGAGAGATCCGTAGAAAAAGAGGCAGAGAATTAGCGGAGATATGGAGGTTGTCTTTCATCTCCGCCGTGGCCTGTGGCttcacacatctcctcacaaGTCTCATGAATGTAATTGACCTTTCTTCCTATAATGGTGGCAATGATTTGGGTGAGGACGGAGAGTAAACAGAAACTGAGCAAAGTTAATTTTCCTGCAGCACAGTATCACCAGGACGTCTGCCGATATGAAAAGGGCATTCGAATCAATAGATTGACAATAGCCC belongs to Brachyhypopomus gauderio isolate BG-103 unplaced genomic scaffold, BGAUD_0.2 sc69, whole genome shotgun sequence and includes:
- the bend5 gene encoding BEN domain-containing protein 5 isoform X1 is translated as MYAFVRFFEDDMCYALPVSNVKDFRPLHKTDFDNQKVYLVLRSEENGTGQPGKAQILALADTIEEFEDSIMQKKMKIPKMSTRNAGHAVENHFGEERIPLRHKKVRPQEQQRTSSKSLAAVVARLERNAVSSCAEGEELDREEEEEEEEEEDEEAGAVVGAGPAGVVPRVLYEELVHSYRQQEEEMRRLQQELERARRQLLQQAKKLKEHGSLLTEVKELRDFNRRLQDVLLMRLGSEPMHDNGTQTIKAEVVEPIAEPQEVCREEANTSSSHSPSPRTVYTFNDGKVHLGGGIWVEEEKWHQLQRTQGDSKFTKNLAVLIWGTETLKNRSVTGVATKKKKDALPKPPLSPSKLKIVRECLYDRVSQETADSAEITQRLSKVNKYICEKIMDINKSIKNEERRESKLLIRQTVKMENFSYDGV